The Saccharobesus litoralis genome window below encodes:
- a CDS encoding type II toxin-antitoxin system HipA family toxin gives MLNHKLLVKRRLSDGSSINIGELAENNQGIFFQYNEHYLEHYATSIAPFTLEFNDGLQKAPLTPHKKLHGVFADSLPDGWGLYLMDRIFRKNDINPKTVSQLERLSYIGSNCLGALYYEPELHLTEQEFEQSYTIQKLGQQAVEEFEGVETEFVEHLMNAGGSGGARPKINATILADGTYTTKRDAVGKHCIIKLTSEKFDLKHEESLVEFCCMQLANACGIETPVFDLFDAGSGRYWLRQDRFDCVGSNSNGRLHMISASGLLDAPFREPSLDYVDLVKATQVMCGAKEAEKLIKRALFNYLISNQDDHAKNFAFLCSDNGDWTLSPFYDVIYSPSPYGQHMTSFDGNGVVPSKNSLDVMARHAGIKLKAVRQMADEILAVLSNAQAIFSNAGLTKSTANEILKVFEQRKKQLDI, from the coding sequence ATGCTAAACCATAAGCTTTTAGTAAAACGACGTCTATCTGATGGCTCATCGATTAATATTGGTGAGCTCGCAGAAAATAACCAAGGTATCTTTTTTCAATACAATGAACATTACCTTGAGCACTATGCCACTTCTATTGCGCCTTTTACTCTTGAATTTAATGACGGCCTTCAAAAAGCACCACTAACACCGCATAAGAAATTACATGGCGTGTTTGCCGATAGCTTACCCGACGGCTGGGGCTTGTACTTGATGGATCGGATTTTTCGTAAAAACGACATCAATCCGAAGACTGTGTCTCAGTTGGAGCGTTTGTCATACATTGGAAGTAATTGTTTAGGCGCGCTTTACTATGAGCCTGAACTTCATCTTACAGAGCAAGAGTTTGAACAAAGTTATACGATCCAAAAACTCGGTCAACAAGCGGTAGAAGAATTTGAAGGTGTTGAAACGGAATTTGTTGAGCATCTAATGAATGCCGGTGGCTCTGGTGGTGCCAGACCAAAAATAAACGCGACAATACTGGCGGATGGAACTTATACCACTAAAAGAGACGCTGTTGGCAAGCATTGCATTATCAAGCTGACTTCTGAAAAATTCGATTTGAAGCACGAGGAAAGCCTTGTTGAATTCTGTTGCATGCAATTAGCCAATGCCTGTGGCATCGAAACACCTGTATTTGACTTGTTTGATGCAGGGAGCGGCCGATATTGGTTGCGTCAAGATAGGTTTGATTGTGTTGGAAGTAATAGCAATGGCCGACTTCACATGATTTCTGCAAGTGGCCTGTTAGATGCACCTTTTCGAGAACCTTCGCTCGACTATGTCGACTTGGTAAAAGCGACACAAGTGATGTGCGGCGCTAAAGAGGCTGAAAAGTTAATTAAACGTGCGCTATTTAATTACCTTATTAGTAACCAAGATGATCACGCAAAGAATTTTGCGTTTTTATGTTCAGACAACGGCGATTGGACACTATCTCCATTTTATGACGTTATCTATTCACCTTCACCATATGGACAACATATGACTTCGTTTGACGGTAACGGTGTAGTACCTTCGAAAAACAGCTTGGATGTCATGGCAAGACATGCCGGAATTAAATTAAAAGCTGTGCGACAAATGGCTGATGAGATATTAGCTGTTCTGAGCAATGCTCAGGCAATTTTTTCTAATGCTGGGCTTACAAAATCGACAGCAAACGAGATATTGAAGGTATTTGAGCAACGTAAAAAGCAGCTTGATATCTAA
- a CDS encoding helix-turn-helix domain-containing protein, with product MLDIYTPFDLQLELSQFIRQMRKQKKLSVKALVDKSGVPDSTIRKFEATGEISLRQFLMLYAAVAQLKKVKLLTELEVSPKSIDEVLKSHAKP from the coding sequence ATGTTAGATATTTATACCCCTTTTGACTTACAACTAGAGCTAAGTCAGTTTATTCGGCAGATGCGTAAGCAAAAAAAATTGAGTGTGAAGGCTTTGGTCGACAAGTCTGGCGTACCAGATAGCACCATCCGTAAGTTTGAAGCGACAGGCGAAATATCTCTTAGGCAGTTTCTCATGTTATATGCGGCAGTGGCGCAACTCAAAAAAGTGAAATTGCTCACTGAATTGGAAGTATCACCCAAGAGTATTGATGAGGTTTTAAAGTCACATGCTAAACCATAA
- a CDS encoding TonB-dependent receptor, with protein MFKRSLINSAVATAIALASQQAIAAEADASEADEEVEVIQISGIRGSLNKALNNKRFAEQIVDSIVAEDIGKFPDNNVVEALQRVTGVQVTGRGGGEISEISIRGLNDVHTTVNGRDVFTGSGRAVALQDIPASLLSTVDVYKTRSASQNERGIAGSIDVKTHRPFNFDGSKVVLAARGTYDDQAEDIDTNLSALTSNRWETDFGEFGALVNLSYVEKVFRDDDIIAGAAFPFFTANPPSNHQPYKIMNFGSALGYWTSGLTEGLPSAAGSTLTVGDEQVEYLLGRDAAFGRVGEATRERTGASVSLQFAPSDELEFLLEGFYTGYRQELQNSMWFTNTFESDGNNGNVKIDTPTVFAGTNIVKERQVYAPNGFQSGDASTGKTDSYLVAFGTKWAPSDELVVKAELIHQTSEFHSEFFAQRFDRQAYGLDIDFNDKDGVVGISFWDDPSTSVDESDLAEFANWNAGTLYDNSGGNKGDALTFTLDTEWTPDFDNIEYIKFGIKAEQRGAQNYGREQSATPSAMTAVEFAEALVDAGANGTVSDYFYRVDNYMFGRADTFDSFVSANGLYMLDNADRVRNILGYEREAEITTMDIDETASAAYATVKYRLGDDITGEIGARYVSYEQDMQFWNFEGEYATGQAEAKEFMPSFSLNWNVTADVQARVAYTETLRMPNYADLSPLQFWFEPLTEGVSYGTGNGGNPDLQPTTSSNYDVSLEWYFSEGSSLYGAVFKREVEGLVIGGSKTVRRYSETREEEIDFILGAPVNASNGELSGVEVGLIYFPTDLPDVLDGLGVQASYTALESSQQTKDFNADGSVARVIETNMSGVSDSSYSVVGIYDKGNFDVRLSYVWREEFFSGLEGASFANPRQFWKRPEQSLDFQFNYDVNENLSISIDARNILDDKYQDYYGEGNENTFNFGSAVYSRLFGFGMKYSF; from the coding sequence GTCGATTCCATCGTGGCTGAAGATATAGGTAAGTTCCCAGATAACAACGTAGTTGAAGCACTACAACGGGTAACAGGTGTTCAGGTTACCGGTCGCGGCGGCGGTGAAATTAGCGAAATTTCAATTCGTGGTTTAAATGATGTTCATACCACAGTTAACGGTCGTGATGTATTTACAGGTTCAGGCCGAGCGGTTGCCTTACAAGACATTCCAGCCAGTTTATTGTCGACGGTTGATGTGTATAAAACCCGTTCAGCCAGTCAAAACGAGCGTGGTATTGCCGGTTCAATCGACGTTAAAACCCACAGACCCTTTAACTTTGATGGCTCTAAAGTGGTATTAGCCGCTCGTGGTACTTATGATGACCAAGCGGAAGATATCGACACCAATTTAAGTGCATTAACCAGTAACCGCTGGGAAACTGACTTTGGTGAATTTGGTGCCTTGGTTAACCTTTCTTATGTTGAAAAGGTTTTTCGAGATGACGATATTATTGCGGGTGCGGCATTTCCATTTTTTACGGCTAACCCACCATCAAATCATCAACCTTATAAAATTATGAACTTCGGTTCAGCATTAGGTTACTGGACCTCGGGTTTAACCGAAGGTTTACCTTCTGCTGCTGGCTCAACATTAACTGTGGGTGACGAGCAAGTTGAATATTTGTTAGGGCGCGATGCGGCTTTCGGTCGTGTTGGTGAAGCCACTCGTGAGCGTACCGGTGCCAGTGTGTCATTACAGTTTGCGCCAAGTGACGAGTTAGAGTTTTTACTTGAAGGTTTTTATACGGGTTATCGTCAAGAGCTTCAAAACTCAATGTGGTTTACCAACACTTTTGAAAGTGATGGTAACAACGGTAATGTGAAAATTGACACACCGACTGTATTTGCAGGCACTAACATTGTTAAAGAGCGTCAAGTGTACGCGCCAAATGGCTTCCAATCAGGTGATGCATCGACAGGTAAAACCGATAGCTATTTAGTGGCGTTTGGGACTAAATGGGCACCTAGTGATGAGTTAGTGGTTAAAGCTGAGTTGATCCATCAAACCAGTGAATTTCATAGCGAGTTTTTTGCACAACGCTTTGATCGCCAGGCTTATGGTTTAGATATTGATTTTAACGACAAAGATGGTGTGGTCGGTATTTCATTTTGGGATGACCCATCGACAAGTGTTGACGAATCTGACCTCGCTGAGTTTGCTAACTGGAATGCGGGTACGCTTTACGACAATAGCGGCGGTAATAAAGGTGATGCATTAACGTTTACGTTAGATACAGAGTGGACACCGGATTTCGATAATATTGAATATATTAAATTCGGTATTAAAGCAGAGCAACGTGGTGCGCAAAACTATGGCCGTGAGCAAAGTGCAACGCCAAGTGCGATGACAGCGGTTGAGTTTGCTGAAGCATTAGTTGATGCCGGTGCTAATGGCACAGTATCTGACTACTTTTATCGTGTAGACAATTATATGTTTGGTCGAGCCGATACGTTTGACAGCTTTGTTTCTGCGAATGGTTTATACATGTTGGATAATGCTGATCGTGTTCGCAATATTTTAGGTTATGAGCGTGAAGCTGAAATTACGACCATGGATATTGATGAAACGGCTTCAGCGGCCTATGCCACGGTTAAATACCGTTTGGGTGATGACATTACCGGTGAAATTGGCGCACGTTATGTGAGCTATGAGCAAGATATGCAATTCTGGAACTTCGAAGGTGAATATGCAACAGGTCAGGCAGAAGCGAAAGAGTTTATGCCTAGCTTCTCATTAAACTGGAATGTGACTGCCGATGTTCAAGCGCGTGTCGCTTATACCGAAACGTTACGTATGCCGAATTATGCTGACTTAAGCCCACTGCAGTTTTGGTTTGAGCCGTTAACTGAGGGTGTATCATACGGTACTGGTAATGGTGGTAACCCTGATCTACAACCGACGACATCGTCTAACTATGACGTATCCTTAGAGTGGTACTTTTCCGAGGGAAGTTCACTATACGGTGCGGTATTCAAACGTGAAGTTGAAGGCTTAGTTATTGGCGGTTCAAAAACGGTTCGCAGGTATAGTGAAACCCGTGAAGAAGAAATTGATTTCATCTTAGGTGCGCCAGTTAATGCATCAAATGGTGAGTTATCAGGTGTCGAGGTCGGGTTAATTTACTTCCCAACTGATTTACCCGATGTATTAGATGGGTTAGGCGTACAAGCTAGCTACACTGCATTAGAATCTTCGCAACAAACGAAAGACTTTAACGCAGATGGCTCTGTTGCACGCGTCATTGAAACCAATATGTCAGGTGTTTCAGATAGCTCGTACAGCGTTGTGGGTATTTACGATAAAGGTAACTTTGATGTGCGTTTATCTTATGTTTGGCGTGAAGAGTTTTTCTCTGGACTTGAAGGGGCATCGTTTGCTAACCCAAGACAGTTTTGGAAGCGACCTGAGCAAAGTTTAGATTTTCAATTTAACTATGATGTTAATGAAAACCTATCTATCTCAATTGATGCGCGAAACATATTAGACGACAAATACCAAGATTATTATGGTGAAGGTAACGAGAATACCTTTAACTTTGGTTCAGCTGTTTATTCACGCTTATTTGGTTTTGGTATGAAATACTCATTCTAA